In Thioalbus denitrificans, the genomic stretch GAGGTGCTGGAAGGCATCGGGCAAGGATGAAACTGCATCCCGACCAACCCCTCGATCTGCGCGAGGTGCTCGCCGACCTGGAGCACTACCGGCCGCGCCGCAAGGGCTGGGCGTGGCGCCGCCACGTGCCGGACCAGCGCGTCGGCCCGTTCGTCTACCGCGACACCTCCGCGCCGCTGAAAAACTCGGTGCCGCTGCCCGCCGCCGGCTACTTCGGCGGCATCGACCCCCAGGGCGACTGGGTCATCACCACCGAGATCGCCTCCGGCCGCTTCGAGGACGATCTGCGCCGCATGCGCATGGCCGCCTGGCACGGCGCCGATCACCTGATGGTGATCCGCACCACCGGCCAGTCCCACGTGGACGGGCTGCTGGAGGGCACCCCCGAGGGCATCGGCGGGGTGCCGGTGACCCGCAAGCAGATCCGCGCCACCCGCAAGACCCTGGACGCCGTCGAGGACGAGGTGGGGCGGCCCATCAACTTCCACTCCTACGTGAGCGGGCTGGCGGGGCCGGAGATGGCGGTGCTGTTCGCCGAGGAGGGGGTGAACGGCGCCCACCAGGATCCCCAGTACAACCTGCTCTACCGCGACATCAACCTGCACCGCTCCTTCGTGGACGCCGCCGAGGCCAAGCGCGTCCTCGCCGACGGCGGCATCCTCCAGCTCGACGGCGCCCACAACGCCAACGCCACCGCCAAGGAGGCGTGGAAGGTGACCCCCGAGCTGCTGGTACAGCACGCGCTGAACACCGCCTACTCGCGGGCGGCGGGTCTGCCCGATGCGCTCATCGCGCTGTCCACCGTGCCGCCCACCGCCCCGCCGGCGCCGAAGCTGCGCCTCGATCTCCCCTACGCCGTGGCCCTGCGGGAACTGTTCGCGGGCGTGCGCTTCCGCGCCCAGCAGAACACCCGCTACATGGAGGCCGACACCCTGGAGGCGAGCGTCACCCATGTCCTCGACACCCTCATCTCGCGCCTCACCTCGGCCGATATCCAGAGCACCATCACTCCCGACGAGGGGCGCAACATCCCCTGGCACTACAACAACATCGCCGGCGTGAACACCGCCCGCCAGACCCTGCTGGGCCTGGACGGGCTGGAGGAGCTGGTGGGCCTGAAGCGGGACGCGGCGTTCCGCGCGCAGGTGCGGGAGGTCAAGGAGCGCGCCGTGCTGTTCCTGGAGGAGATCCTGGAGCAGGGCTACGAAAGCGCGGTGGCGGCGGGCCAGTTCGTGGACTCGGGGCACTATCCGGAGCGGCATGGCGACGGCATCGTGCGCGACCCGGCCGGCGGCGACGGCGCCGGCACGGTGATCGAGCGCGCCCCCGGCTACGGCGCGCCGGTGTGCAGCCACTTCGGCGACAACGTTTACGGCCGGGGCGGGGAGAAGCCGTGCGCGGCCTACGGCGGCTGCACCCTCTGCGATCCCGCGAAGATCGTCTACATCGACGAGCTGGACCCGGAGGACAACGTCGACCGGCGCCTGGAGCAGCCGCTGGCCGAGCGCGCCGCGGGTCTGCTGCGCCCCGAGGTGGAGAAGCACGGCGACGGCATCGTCTGCGTCACCCTGTTCGTGCCCGCCGACCCGCGCACCGCCGAGGCCGCCGCCCTGGAACTGGCCCGCCACATGGGGCTCGCGGCCCCGGAGGTGATCAGCCGGCGGGTGCTGCACCCGGCGGAGGGCTCCGTGTTCGAGGTGAAGGGGGTGCTGGACCTGGCCCTGCGGGCCGCGCTCCTCCCCGGGGAGGAGCGGCGGGAGCTGCTGCCGGAGGCGGAGATCGAGGCCTTCGCGCGCGCCCGCGACCTGCGCGTGGTGGCCGCCACCGTGGGCGAGGACGAGCACTCGGTGGGCATCCGCGAGATCCTCGACATCAAGCACGGCGGCATCGAGAAGTACGGCTTCTGCTGCCGTTACCTCGGCACCTCGGTGCCGGTGGAGCGGCTGCTGGAGGCGGCGGCGGAGGAGGACGCGTGCGCGGTGCTGCTCTCCACCATCGTCACCCACGCCGGCATCCACGAGCAGCACATGCGCCGCCTCGACGCCCTGGCCCGGGAGCGGGGAGTGCGGGAGCGGCTGCTGCTGGTGGCCGGCGGCACCCAGGTCACCGACGCCGAGGCCCGCGCCTGCGGCATGGACGCCGGCTTCGGCCGCGGCACCACCGGCCGGGAGGTGGCGAGCTTCCTGGTCGGCCGGCTGCGCGATCGCTGATGGCCCGCCCCAGCCTCACCATCGATACCGCCGCCATCGAGCACAACGCCCGGGTCATCACCCGGCTCTGCGCCGCCCACGGCATGACGGTCGTCGGCGTCACCAAGGCCACCTGCGGCCACCCGGAGGTGGCGCGCGCCATGCTGCGGGGCGGCGTGGCGGCCATCGGCGAGTCGCGGCTGGAGAACATCCGCCGGCTACGGGCGGCCGGCATCGGGGCGCCGATGGTGCTGCTGCGCGTCCCCACCCTGTCCCAGGCGGAGGCGGTGGTGAGCGCCGCGGCGCTCAGCCTCGACTCCGAGCTGACGGTGCTCGCCGCCCTGTCCGAGGCGGCGGTCCGCCGGCACCGGGTCCACGAGGTGATTCTGATGGTGGAGCTGGGGGACCTGCGCGAGGGGATTCTCCCCGACGATCTCATCCCCTTCACCGCCGCCGCCCTCCAACTGCCGGGGATCCGGGTGACCGGGCTCGGCACCAACCTCGCCTGCCTGGGCGGCGTGGCGCCGGACCGGGAGAACATGGCGCGGCTGGCGGCCCTGGCGCGCGCCGTGGAGACCACCTTCGACCTGCGCCTGCGCTGGGTTTCCGGAGCCAACTCCAGCGCGCTGGAGCTCATCGCCGCCGGGGGGATGCCGGCGGCGGTCAACCACGCCCGCATGGGCGAGTCGATCCTGCTCGGCCGGGAGACGGTGCACCGCCGCCCCTGGCCCGGGACCCGCCAGGACGCCTTCCTGCTGGAGGCGGAGGTGATCGAGCTGAAGGACAAGCCCTCGGCCCCCCGCGGCACGCGCGGGGAGGATGCCTTCGGCCACCGGCCCGAGTTCGCGGATCGCGGCACGGTGCGGCGCGCGCTGCTCAACCTGGGACGCGAGGATGCGGATCTCGAAGGGCTCACGCCCCTGGACCCGCGCCTCACGGTGGTGGGCGGCACCAGCGACTACCTGGTGGTGGAGGCGGACGGCGCGCCCCTGCACGTGGGTGATCGCCTGGGCTTCACCCCCAACTACAGCGCCCTGCTGGCGGCGATGACCTCCGCCTATGTGGCGAAACGGACCCGGATTGGGGCACACTCGTGACCCTGCCGCCCGCGAACGGGCACCCCACCAGGACACCAATGAACACGAGTGCCGCCCATCTCACCCGCGCCACCATCCATCTCGACCGGCTGACCCGCAACCTGCGCCTGCTGCAGGCGGAAGCGGGCGCGGCCGAGGTCTGGCCGGTCATCAAGGCCAACGCCTACGGCCACGGCGCGGTGGCCATCGCCCGGCACCTCGCCGGGCTCGGCTGCCGGACCCTCTGCGTGGCCCACGCGGACGAGGCCCGGGTGCTGCGGGAGGCGGGCATCGAGGCCACCCTGCTGGTCCTCTCCGCCACCCTGCCCGAACAGGCCGGGGCGCTGGTGGCGGCGCGCGTCGAGCCGGCGGTCTGCACCCTGGAGACCGCCGCGGCGCTGGACCGCGCGGCCCGGCAGGCGGGGACCGTCGTCCCCGTCCACCTGAAGGTGGATACCGGCATGGGCCGCACCGGCATCCGCCCCGAGGCGGTGGAGGCGTTTCTCGCCGTCTGCCGGG encodes the following:
- the oraE gene encoding D-ornithine 4,5-aminomutase subunit OraE, with translation MKLHPDQPLDLREVLADLEHYRPRRKGWAWRRHVPDQRVGPFVYRDTSAPLKNSVPLPAAGYFGGIDPQGDWVITTEIASGRFEDDLRRMRMAAWHGADHLMVIRTTGQSHVDGLLEGTPEGIGGVPVTRKQIRATRKTLDAVEDEVGRPINFHSYVSGLAGPEMAVLFAEEGVNGAHQDPQYNLLYRDINLHRSFVDAAEAKRVLADGGILQLDGAHNANATAKEAWKVTPELLVQHALNTAYSRAAGLPDALIALSTVPPTAPPAPKLRLDLPYAVALRELFAGVRFRAQQNTRYMEADTLEASVTHVLDTLISRLTSADIQSTITPDEGRNIPWHYNNIAGVNTARQTLLGLDGLEELVGLKRDAAFRAQVREVKERAVLFLEEILEQGYESAVAAGQFVDSGHYPERHGDGIVRDPAGGDGAGTVIERAPGYGAPVCSHFGDNVYGRGGEKPCAAYGGCTLCDPAKIVYIDELDPEDNVDRRLEQPLAERAAGLLRPEVEKHGDGIVCVTLFVPADPRTAEAAALELARHMGLAAPEVISRRVLHPAEGSVFEVKGVLDLALRAALLPGEERRELLPEAEIEAFARARDLRVVAATVGEDEHSVGIREILDIKHGGIEKYGFCCRYLGTSVPVERLLEAAAEEDACAVLLSTIVTHAGIHEQHMRRLDALARERGVRERLLLVAGGTQVTDAEARACGMDAGFGRGTTGREVASFLVGRLRDR
- a CDS encoding alanine/ornithine racemase family PLP-dependent enzyme, translating into MARPSLTIDTAAIEHNARVITRLCAAHGMTVVGVTKATCGHPEVARAMLRGGVAAIGESRLENIRRLRAAGIGAPMVLLRVPTLSQAEAVVSAAALSLDSELTVLAALSEAAVRRHRVHEVILMVELGDLREGILPDDLIPFTAAALQLPGIRVTGLGTNLACLGGVAPDRENMARLAALARAVETTFDLRLRWVSGANSSALELIAAGGMPAAVNHARMGESILLGRETVHRRPWPGTRQDAFLLEAEVIELKDKPSAPRGTRGEDAFGHRPEFADRGTVRRALLNLGREDADLEGLTPLDPRLTVVGGTSDYLVVEADGAPLHVGDRLGFTPNYSALLAAMTSAYVAKRTRIGAHS